Proteins encoded within one genomic window of Thermococcus celer Vu 13 = JCM 8558:
- a CDS encoding A24 family peptidase C-terminal domain-containing protein, translating to MDYVPLLLGVIMGAVTSYTDIKTGFIFDNHVFPTLTLIGKLLGWGEEEEEDDLPRWVSKLIIPAVEIGIIYHLYLGIREGNPLMAASGFIGLVLGFFLGLLLYYMGAWASGDAVVLAGFSAILPYAPPTASVVAPYALNYPLYPLAILLNSIIAIFPFIFIYALGVLLIRKKFRELTAIFTEGARLTLEVSLWTMAALGLRLVIYKAMGFSITGLWSWLFVIAVISIFGKFRMVGDAVGLLVLAYVVYLEPAPATWAFLRLLAVLYTFKVFFSLVKFMRVNVLMEEVPVEKLREWDILGETIFEGDGEVLRDRTDSFTRIKNALLTLDLRSLHPDYGRVIASSTAEGLTEEQIAELKRLVEEGRLENRFLRKKSMPFAPALFIGFLISYFWGDIFWWIELKLAGA from the coding sequence ATGGATTACGTCCCCCTCCTCCTCGGGGTTATTATGGGTGCCGTTACCTCATATACGGATATAAAAACGGGTTTCATCTTCGACAACCACGTCTTTCCAACGCTCACCCTCATAGGGAAACTCCTCGGATGGGGGGAGGAAGAGGAGGAAGATGACCTCCCGCGCTGGGTTTCAAAGCTGATAATACCCGCCGTTGAGATCGGGATAATCTACCACCTCTACCTCGGGATTCGGGAAGGGAATCCTCTAATGGCCGCATCCGGATTTATCGGGCTCGTATTGGGCTTTTTCCTCGGTCTGCTCCTCTACTACATGGGTGCCTGGGCGAGCGGCGACGCCGTGGTACTCGCCGGGTTTTCCGCGATTCTGCCCTACGCACCTCCAACAGCGTCCGTTGTGGCCCCATACGCCCTGAACTATCCCCTTTACCCACTGGCAATACTGCTCAACAGCATCATAGCGATATTCCCTTTCATCTTCATCTACGCCCTCGGGGTGCTCCTGATCCGGAAGAAGTTCAGGGAGTTAACGGCAATATTCACGGAGGGGGCGAGGCTCACCCTTGAGGTGTCCCTCTGGACGATGGCCGCCCTCGGCCTCAGGCTGGTAATCTACAAGGCGATGGGGTTCTCGATAACCGGTCTCTGGTCGTGGCTCTTCGTAATCGCCGTGATATCCATTTTCGGAAAGTTCAGGATGGTCGGGGACGCGGTAGGGCTCCTTGTCCTTGCGTACGTGGTTTACCTCGAGCCCGCACCAGCGACGTGGGCGTTTCTCAGGCTCCTCGCCGTCCTGTACACCTTCAAGGTCTTCTTCTCCCTCGTGAAGTTCATGCGCGTCAATGTTCTGATGGAGGAGGTTCCGGTGGAGAAACTGAGGGAGTGGGACATCCTCGGGGAAACCATCTTCGAGGGGGACGGTGAGGTCCTCAGGGACAGAACCGACTCGTTCACGAGGATAAAGAACGCACTCTTGACCCTCGACCTGCGCTCCCTCCATCCGGACTACGGGAGGGTCATAGCATCTTCGACCGCCGAGGGGCTGACGGAGGAACAGATAGCCGAGCTGAAGCGCCTCGTCGAAGAGGGAAGGCTCGAGAACAGGTTTCTGAGAAAGAAGTCGATGCCCTTCGCCCCCGCCCTCTTCATTGGCTTCCTGATAAGCTACTTCTGGGGCGATATCTTCTGGTGGATAGAGCTCAAGCTCGCGGGCGCTTGA
- a CDS encoding HAD-IB family phosphatase, which translates to MVRLIAFDLEGTLVKSVSSWVELHKRFGTWDTGREYADLFFSGKIDYARWAELDASLWRGHTKEEIMEWADSVGYMDGARELIEFLRENDFRMAILSSGLMCLAGRIAKELGVDYVFANELIFDENGVVTGKVNPAVDFEGKGKILRGLKEELKPELTVAVGDGYNDISMFREADVSIAINPHEGVEGDHNVESLWEVKEIIQGLLEEGGR; encoded by the coding sequence ATGGTAAGGCTCATCGCCTTCGACCTCGAGGGAACGCTGGTAAAATCCGTATCGAGCTGGGTTGAACTCCACAAGCGCTTTGGAACGTGGGATACGGGGAGGGAGTACGCCGACCTCTTCTTCTCCGGCAAGATAGACTACGCGAGGTGGGCCGAGCTCGACGCCTCCCTCTGGCGGGGGCACACGAAGGAGGAGATAATGGAGTGGGCCGACTCGGTGGGGTACATGGACGGCGCCCGGGAGCTCATCGAGTTCCTCCGGGAGAACGATTTCAGGATGGCCATACTGTCGAGCGGGCTCATGTGCCTTGCCGGGAGAATAGCGAAGGAGCTCGGCGTCGATTACGTCTTCGCCAACGAGCTCATCTTCGACGAAAACGGCGTCGTGACCGGGAAGGTGAACCCGGCGGTGGACTTCGAGGGCAAGGGAAAGATCCTGCGGGGGCTTAAGGAAGAGCTCAAACCCGAGCTGACGGTGGCGGTCGGCGACGGCTACAACGATATCAGCATGTTCAGGGAGGCCGACGTGAGCATAGCGATAAACCCGCACGAGGGCGTTGAGGGCGACCACAACGTCGAGAGCCTGTGGGAGGTAAAGGAGATAATCCAGGGACTCTTGGAGGAAGGGGGTCGGTGA
- a CDS encoding protein-L-isoaspartate(D-aspartate) O-methyltransferase: MEDADFLWRRTVERLRREGIIRSEGVERAFLRYPRYLFVQERYKKYAHLEEPLPIPAGQTVSAPHMVAIMLELAELEEGMNVLEVGTGSGWNAALIAELVKTDVYTIERIPELVEFARENLERAGVKNVHVIPGDGSRGFPPKAPYDRIIVTAGAPKVPEPLVEQLKTGGRLIIPVGSYHFWQDLYVVEKTGEGKVRKRSWGGVAFVPLIGEHGWKE, translated from the coding sequence ATGGAGGACGCCGATTTTCTCTGGCGTCGCACCGTGGAGAGACTCAGGAGGGAAGGGATAATCCGAAGTGAAGGGGTCGAACGGGCCTTTCTCAGGTATCCACGCTACCTCTTCGTTCAGGAACGCTATAAAAAGTACGCCCACCTTGAAGAGCCCCTTCCGATTCCCGCGGGTCAGACGGTGAGCGCGCCCCACATGGTGGCGATAATGCTCGAGCTCGCCGAACTTGAGGAGGGCATGAACGTCCTCGAGGTCGGGACCGGAAGCGGGTGGAACGCGGCCCTGATAGCGGAGCTCGTGAAGACGGACGTCTATACCATCGAGAGGATTCCCGAGCTCGTCGAGTTCGCGAGGGAAAACCTCGAGAGGGCCGGCGTCAAAAACGTTCACGTCATCCCCGGGGACGGGAGCAGGGGCTTCCCACCCAAGGCTCCCTACGACAGGATAATAGTCACCGCCGGGGCCCCAAAGGTCCCTGAACCCCTCGTGGAGCAGTTGAAAACCGGAGGCAGGCTCATAATCCCCGTTGGAAGCTACCACTTCTGGCAGGACCTCTACGTGGTCGAGAAGACGGGGGAAGGAAAGGTAAGGAAGAGGAGCTGGGGAGGCGTTGCCTTCGTGCCCCTCATCGGGGAACACGGCTGGAAGGAGTAG
- a CDS encoding COG1470 family protein — MRKLWGIAVMIIFTLSLAGGVSASSFGGWIGVPGFITLGKTTIELRDVSLDDGSLMMVLSNGSSSSTLILKPGQNLTFGRTTLTYLRLLVNSESLVLLKVNFSYVFPGQNITFGDYRISLLSIGSSGAKLRVSKGNQSKDFTSSDFTFKNVHVRVSAYPKVFDGYLKRGGNVSAYGYTLTFSNATVENTTGGLVETVIFTYKNDTYPVEVGKEADVGVFHVKVEDLAGVDYAKVVVNFIGASVDVERVPDMTFTLSPGQTQKVGPYVLKYEDYFEGATVSLRNPCGKVLSSARLSTASVSTLLYYGGVAVGLESVTTDGTATFFALVDEARIPRVDKVANLLISVSSEGGKQYAPMTVSVRVKNTGTVDLSNVSLKFVPAGDVELISKGSWLLSKIKPDEEKTLQVELLPHRSGNLTLGHVEAKAVAPFELACGGYTVLNFRSNDLRVNVEPSRVSYGLRVESSNRTLIYRPLVVNITVTNTGDVSVPANLTVSLPQGVAVEPNGVFSSAGNLMIAPLSLLPGENATLSLRVIPYMEGTKELDFRVETPLGVVNSSALSLHVATPPTSPKNETPVTVTETTTAPCNGTATVTETHTTTHTETKTETKTKTSVTTSISPVPYTPVSSKVLWSVLGFVLGVLVIITFAWYQARKG; from the coding sequence GTGAGGAAGCTATGGGGCATCGCCGTGATGATTATTTTCACCCTTTCACTGGCCGGTGGGGTGAGTGCCTCCTCCTTCGGTGGCTGGATCGGTGTCCCGGGCTTTATAACCCTCGGAAAGACCACCATCGAACTGAGGGACGTCTCCCTCGATGACGGTTCACTGATGATGGTTCTGAGTAACGGCAGTTCCTCGAGCACCCTCATCCTTAAACCTGGGCAAAACCTGACCTTCGGCCGGACTACGCTCACCTACCTCCGCCTCCTCGTCAACAGTGAGTCGCTCGTGCTCCTCAAAGTCAACTTCTCCTACGTTTTCCCCGGCCAGAACATCACCTTTGGGGACTACAGGATCTCGCTACTCTCCATCGGCAGTTCGGGGGCAAAGCTGAGGGTGAGCAAGGGCAACCAATCAAAGGACTTCACCTCGTCGGATTTCACCTTCAAAAACGTCCACGTTAGGGTGTCGGCGTACCCCAAGGTCTTCGATGGATACCTCAAGCGGGGAGGGAACGTTAGTGCCTACGGTTACACCCTCACCTTCTCAAACGCCACCGTTGAGAACACAACGGGTGGGCTTGTGGAGACCGTTATTTTCACCTACAAGAACGACACGTATCCGGTTGAGGTCGGGAAGGAGGCCGACGTGGGGGTCTTCCACGTCAAGGTTGAGGACCTGGCAGGCGTGGATTACGCCAAGGTCGTGGTTAACTTCATCGGCGCCTCCGTTGACGTTGAGAGGGTTCCAGATATGACCTTCACGCTTTCTCCCGGACAGACCCAGAAAGTCGGACCCTACGTACTCAAATACGAGGATTACTTTGAGGGGGCCACCGTATCACTCCGCAACCCTTGCGGTAAGGTGTTGAGCAGTGCCAGGCTTTCGACCGCCTCCGTTTCTACCCTTCTCTACTACGGCGGCGTTGCCGTGGGGCTTGAGAGCGTAACAACCGACGGAACCGCGACTTTCTTCGCCCTCGTGGACGAGGCCAGAATACCCCGCGTTGACAAGGTGGCCAATCTCCTGATAAGCGTTTCCTCGGAAGGCGGCAAGCAGTACGCCCCGATGACCGTGAGTGTGAGGGTTAAGAACACCGGCACCGTGGATCTCTCAAACGTTTCCCTGAAATTCGTCCCGGCGGGCGATGTCGAGCTTATATCAAAGGGTAGCTGGCTCCTTTCGAAGATCAAACCCGATGAGGAAAAGACCCTTCAGGTTGAGCTCCTCCCGCACCGCTCCGGAAACCTCACGCTGGGGCACGTTGAGGCCAAGGCGGTCGCCCCCTTCGAACTGGCGTGCGGTGGGTACACCGTTTTGAACTTCCGCTCAAACGACCTCCGGGTTAACGTTGAGCCCTCCAGGGTCTCCTACGGGCTGAGGGTTGAGTCATCCAATCGGACTCTGATATACCGCCCCCTCGTGGTCAACATTACGGTGACCAACACCGGGGACGTTTCTGTTCCCGCGAACCTCACCGTGAGCCTGCCCCAGGGTGTTGCCGTTGAGCCAAATGGCGTATTTTCCTCCGCCGGAAACCTCATGATCGCCCCCCTCTCCCTTCTTCCCGGCGAAAACGCCACCCTCAGCCTGAGGGTGATCCCCTACATGGAGGGAACAAAGGAACTGGACTTCAGGGTCGAGACACCGCTCGGCGTCGTGAACTCGAGTGCTCTCAGCCTACACGTAGCCACCCCGCCAACTTCCCCTAAAAACGAGACCCCGGTCACAGTCACGGAGACCACCACGGCCCCCTGCAACGGCACCGCGACCGTAACGGAGACCCACACGACGACGCACACGGAAACCAAAACCGAGACGAAGACGAAAACTTCCGTGACCACCAGCATTAGTCCCGTTCCCTACACGCCGGTGTCCTCAAAGGTCCTATGGAGCGTCCTGGGCTTTGTTCTGGGCGTCCTCGTCATCATAACCTTTGCCTGGTACCAGGCCCGGAAGGGCTGA
- the flaJ gene encoding archaellar assembly protein FlaJ, protein MKAEKISIFTKADLDMMTYLKKVLLPYMALSAVLFLVVGVIGAIFPMSRAVKTLLFLIPITLLVYAAAYPYIVADSKKISINSKMPYFITYFAVLSTSEMGRADLIAVLARDPKLGAIANELRKIHTIVNKLHLSMPEAFRFLARRSPSVIFSDFLDRLAYSLDSGVDLKEYLFQEQQTVMDDYQTFYEGALYDLDVFKEIYESIIISVVFIASFVIIGPIITGMDLGTMGLYAIAMILASEIGILLVVKFRMPEDPLWAESRGIEDPRRKRVKKAAMHSALGSLIVALLYVAVLRSRYSIPEPFILAGVLTPFFYLGHVVNNEERSIFRKDENFPAFIRSLSSSLAASGASLVLVLKYLSAHDFGSLTDDIKALYRRLAIRVDRDRAWDFFIAGTGSWLVGIFSEIFRESLRMGAEPDYVGLVISRNFERLVRLRRKRQQSISSFVGIIYGLTGAFAFSLAASFQVAVSITQMFSQMNISTEYIGELIHVIPPSGMRFLAYLMLAMMVLHSLLSAVVIKLADGGHILGSVRYFVILSWIFAVGMYLGQTLMARMMGLNTTGEAAQIILHLLGVVP, encoded by the coding sequence ATGAAGGCGGAGAAGATCAGCATCTTCACCAAGGCAGACCTCGACATGATGACCTATCTAAAGAAGGTGCTCCTGCCATACATGGCCCTCTCGGCAGTTCTCTTCCTCGTAGTTGGTGTCATAGGGGCCATCTTTCCCATGTCCAGAGCCGTTAAGACTCTTCTGTTTTTGATCCCGATAACCCTTCTCGTCTACGCCGCCGCTTATCCTTACATCGTGGCCGATTCAAAGAAGATATCGATAAACTCGAAGATGCCGTACTTCATAACGTACTTCGCGGTTCTGTCCACGAGCGAGATGGGCCGTGCCGACCTCATCGCGGTACTCGCGCGCGATCCCAAGCTCGGCGCCATAGCGAACGAGCTGAGGAAGATCCACACGATAGTCAACAAACTCCACCTCTCAATGCCCGAGGCCTTTCGTTTCCTCGCGAGGAGAAGCCCGAGTGTTATATTCTCTGACTTCCTCGACAGGCTGGCCTATTCCCTCGACAGCGGTGTTGACCTGAAGGAGTACCTCTTTCAGGAACAACAGACGGTTATGGACGACTATCAGACCTTCTATGAGGGCGCGCTCTACGACCTCGACGTCTTCAAGGAGATATACGAGTCCATAATCATCTCCGTCGTGTTCATAGCTTCCTTCGTCATCATCGGACCGATAATCACCGGGATGGACCTGGGCACTATGGGTCTCTACGCGATCGCGATGATCCTCGCCTCTGAGATAGGGATACTCCTTGTCGTTAAGTTCAGAATGCCGGAGGATCCTCTATGGGCTGAGAGCAGGGGGATAGAGGACCCGCGCCGGAAGAGGGTAAAAAAGGCGGCGATGCACTCCGCGCTGGGTAGTCTAATCGTGGCCCTACTCTACGTGGCCGTTCTGAGGTCGCGTTACTCGATTCCGGAACCCTTCATCCTTGCCGGGGTCCTGACCCCGTTTTTCTACCTGGGCCACGTCGTCAATAACGAAGAAAGATCAATATTCAGGAAGGACGAGAACTTCCCGGCCTTCATCAGGAGTCTCAGCTCATCCCTCGCCGCGAGCGGTGCCTCGCTCGTCCTCGTCCTTAAGTACCTCAGCGCCCACGATTTCGGTTCCCTCACCGACGATATCAAGGCCCTCTACCGCCGCCTCGCCATCCGCGTTGACAGGGACAGGGCCTGGGACTTCTTCATAGCAGGAACGGGAAGCTGGCTCGTTGGAATCTTCTCGGAGATATTCCGTGAGAGCCTCCGCATGGGTGCCGAGCCCGATTACGTTGGCCTGGTAATAAGCAGGAACTTCGAGAGGCTGGTCCGCCTGAGGAGGAAGAGACAGCAGAGCATATCGAGCTTCGTTGGCATCATCTACGGCCTCACAGGGGCCTTCGCCTTCTCCCTGGCGGCCTCGTTTCAGGTGGCGGTTTCGATAACCCAGATGTTCTCCCAGATGAATATATCCACTGAGTACATAGGCGAACTAATCCACGTCATTCCACCCTCGGGAATGAGGTTCCTCGCCTACCTGATGCTCGCCATGATGGTGCTACACTCCCTCCTCTCGGCGGTGGTCATCAAGCTGGCCGATGGAGGCCACATACTTGGCAGTGTGAGGTACTTCGTGATACTCTCCTGGATATTCGCCGTGGGGATGTACCTTGGACAGACCCTCATGGCGAGGATGATGGGACTGAACACCACGGGGGAAGCCGCTCAGATCATCCTCCACCTCCTGGGGGTGGTACCGTGA
- a CDS encoding type II/IV secretion system ATPase subunit has product MAQAFNDTLDDAMARNPHLRRYVDQFRRRYGKLPEFHAQLSRDMKDIPYPNILYPVGDPIFVHIFTDPATAEKKYIVIEPRIQSVEEEQKYNMIRDKILEMAPSKDIPEEQEEFERFLDALFDEAVLALVKSGKGGGLFGKGQKFSITKNEMEKFRYLIKRDIIGIGPLEPLARDPYIEDIHIIGANNVSLVHKIFEMMQTNITFGDDIKLADYFKNMAERIGRPVSDRTPIVDGALPDGSRINIIYSPDISIKGPSATIRKFAATPISITQLIGWGTLSAEVAAYLWIALEYGMSVFVCGETASGKTTLLNSIIPFIKPGSKIYSAEDTPEVHVPHPVWQRLITRERGPEESRVTLFDLLKAALRSRPNYIIVGEIRGAEGAIAFQAMQTGHPVMSTFHAGDIKKMIQRFTGHPINVPITFIDNLNIAVFQQAVYLKGKFLRRTVSVVEIEGYYEELGGVATRNVFEWDPVGDRHIFRGFNNSYILERKIAEIAGYEDPKEIYNELFLRARILQRMVELGITNYWDVYREIKAFYQRGIEGLSFRI; this is encoded by the coding sequence ATGGCGCAGGCGTTCAACGACACCCTCGATGATGCGATGGCGAGAAACCCCCACCTCAGGAGGTACGTCGATCAGTTCAGGCGCAGATACGGTAAGCTACCGGAGTTTCACGCCCAGCTCAGCAGGGACATGAAGGACATTCCCTACCCCAACATACTCTACCCGGTAGGCGACCCCATATTCGTTCACATCTTCACCGACCCCGCCACCGCCGAAAAGAAGTACATAGTCATAGAGCCCCGCATCCAGAGTGTGGAAGAAGAGCAGAAGTACAACATGATCAGAGACAAGATACTCGAGATGGCACCGTCGAAGGACATACCAGAGGAGCAGGAGGAGTTTGAACGCTTCCTCGATGCCCTCTTCGATGAGGCCGTGCTGGCCCTCGTCAAGTCGGGTAAGGGCGGGGGGCTCTTCGGGAAGGGACAGAAGTTCAGCATCACCAAGAACGAGATGGAGAAGTTCCGCTACCTCATCAAGCGCGACATCATCGGAATCGGCCCCCTCGAGCCCCTGGCCAGAGACCCGTACATTGAGGACATCCACATCATAGGCGCCAACAACGTTTCCCTCGTCCACAAGATATTCGAGATGATGCAGACCAACATAACCTTCGGCGACGACATCAAGCTGGCGGATTACTTTAAGAACATGGCGGAGCGCATCGGAAGGCCGGTTAGCGACAGGACGCCGATAGTTGACGGTGCCCTGCCCGACGGTTCCCGTATCAACATAATCTACTCACCCGATATATCCATCAAGGGACCGAGCGCAACCATCCGTAAGTTCGCGGCGACCCCGATAAGCATCACCCAGCTCATAGGGTGGGGAACCCTTAGCGCCGAGGTTGCGGCCTACCTCTGGATAGCCCTCGAGTACGGCATGAGCGTCTTCGTCTGCGGTGAGACTGCCTCAGGTAAGACCACCCTCCTCAACTCGATCATCCCGTTCATAAAGCCCGGCTCGAAGATATACAGTGCTGAGGACACGCCGGAGGTCCACGTTCCGCATCCTGTATGGCAGCGTCTCATAACCCGTGAGCGCGGACCGGAAGAGAGCAGGGTCACGCTCTTTGACCTCCTGAAGGCGGCGCTCCGTTCGAGGCCCAACTACATCATCGTCGGTGAGATCCGTGGTGCCGAGGGTGCCATCGCGTTCCAGGCCATGCAGACGGGCCACCCTGTTATGAGCACCTTCCACGCCGGAGATATCAAGAAGATGATACAGCGTTTCACGGGGCATCCGATCAACGTCCCGATAACCTTCATCGACAACCTCAACATAGCCGTCTTCCAGCAGGCCGTTTACCTCAAGGGCAAGTTCCTCAGGAGGACCGTCAGTGTCGTTGAGATAGAGGGTTACTACGAGGAACTCGGTGGTGTGGCCACGAGGAACGTCTTCGAGTGGGACCCAGTGGGGGACAGGCACATCTTCCGCGGTTTCAACAACTCGTACATCCTTGAGCGGAAGATAGCCGAGATAGCGGGCTATGAGGATCCTAAGGAAATCTACAACGAGCTGTTCCTGCGTGCGAGGATCCTCCAGAGGATGGTCGAGCTCGGTATAACGAACTACTGGGACGTTTACAGGGAGATCAAGGCGTTCTACCAGCGCGGCATTGAGGGACTGAGCTTTAGGATCTGA
- a CDS encoding ATPase domain-containing protein, producing MVEEVLKIALKGDELHRRLGGGIPAGTIMLIEGDRGTGKSVFVQRLLYGFLMNGYTASYISSQYTTVEYIKQMESIGYSVIPFLIRKKLMFVSLYPLLTGVSEKRKFFSRLFGEPRLWEPNIMIIDSFSSLLSREQDPKAVRDFLLYVKRMASLDKVIILTANTEEVDRDSLFLLEEASSMLIRLSVKVFGGDLKNSATIVKYNNAKGVFQKIIPFRVEPKAGLIVEIAAVV from the coding sequence TTGGTCGAGGAAGTCCTGAAGATTGCACTCAAGGGCGATGAGCTCCACAGACGTCTTGGGGGTGGCATCCCCGCGGGCACCATCATGCTCATCGAGGGCGACAGGGGTACGGGTAAGTCCGTGTTCGTCCAGCGCCTCCTCTACGGTTTCCTCATGAACGGTTACACCGCCAGCTACATCTCGAGTCAGTACACCACCGTGGAGTACATAAAGCAGATGGAATCCATCGGTTACAGCGTGATCCCTTTTCTAATCAGGAAGAAGCTCATGTTCGTCTCCCTATATCCCCTACTAACCGGCGTGAGCGAGAAGAGGAAATTTTTTAGCAGGCTCTTCGGGGAGCCTCGCCTCTGGGAGCCCAATATCATGATCATCGACTCATTTTCATCCCTCCTCTCCCGCGAGCAGGATCCGAAGGCAGTCCGGGACTTCCTCCTGTACGTGAAGAGGATGGCCTCCCTTGATAAGGTGATAATACTAACCGCCAACACAGAGGAGGTCGACAGGGATTCCCTCTTCCTACTCGAGGAAGCGTCCAGCATGCTGATCAGGCTCAGCGTTAAGGTCTTCGGCGGTGACCTCAAGAACTCGGCCACCATAGTCAAGTACAACAACGCGAAGGGCGTGTTTCAGAAGATTATTCCCTTCCGTGTGGAACCGAAGGCCGGTCTGATAGTAGAAATCGCGGCGGTGGTGTGA
- a CDS encoding flagellar protein G yields MAAGGPASELIMFIVAVIIAGSVAGALAYVTTDIAHGMNDRGATLANQLRTDFAIINDPNNIPVSGTGPYNYTFYIKNIGKEPIPFTANAVQVFINGEIVPPSNLTFTDVSGKAITALNPYQVGIVNVTRGTKLTSGQYYTITVVLENGKKRSLVFKAP; encoded by the coding sequence ATGGCGGCAGGAGGGCCAGCGAGCGAACTCATCATGTTCATCGTGGCCGTTATCATCGCCGGTAGCGTGGCCGGCGCGCTGGCTTACGTTACCACGGACATAGCCCACGGCATGAACGACAGGGGTGCAACACTGGCAAATCAGCTCAGGACCGACTTCGCCATAATAAACGACCCAAACAACATTCCCGTGAGCGGAACCGGGCCGTACAATTACACGTTTTACATAAAGAACATCGGGAAGGAGCCCATCCCGTTCACCGCCAATGCGGTTCAGGTGTTCATCAACGGGGAAATAGTTCCGCCCTCCAACCTTACATTCACGGACGTATCCGGGAAGGCGATAACGGCCCTCAACCCGTATCAGGTCGGGATAGTGAACGTTACGCGGGGCACGAAACTTACATCCGGTCAGTACTACACCATCACGGTGGTCCTCGAGAACGGTAAGAAACGCAGCCTGGTCTTCAAGGCCCCGTAG
- a CDS encoding flagellar protein, with the protein MGFSVSASAAIIFISFLIAASTLYTAWDNSYSSVQAAREDWYSLRLSQLHFDVELLGFLYNSTDVIITFEYLGQTISGNVVVLHNGTYVSSVDLGYLIPNNNYTITVKGGADESGATNTLVLAFDNGCIWGMTYYYNSTNSVYDVTGISTQCPTEVS; encoded by the coding sequence ATGGGGTTCAGCGTATCGGCGAGTGCGGCCATAATCTTCATTTCTTTTTTGATAGCCGCCAGCACCCTCTACACTGCCTGGGACAACAGCTACTCCAGTGTACAGGCCGCCCGTGAGGACTGGTACTCGCTCAGGCTTTCACAGCTTCATTTCGATGTTGAGCTTTTAGGTTTTCTCTACAATTCCACCGATGTGATCATAACTTTTGAATATCTCGGTCAGACCATCAGCGGAAACGTTGTCGTGCTCCACAACGGAACTTACGTGTCATCCGTTGACCTTGGTTACCTGATACCCAATAATAACTACACAATCACGGTCAAAGGGGGAGCCGATGAAAGCGGTGCCACTAACACTTTAGTCCTTGCCTTTGACAATGGATGTATATGGGGGATGACTTATTATTACAATTCAACCAACTCGGTCTATGATGTGACGGGTATTTCAACCCAGTGTCCGACGGAGGTGAGCTGA